TCGTGGCCAATGGCAACTTTGATGCCGAGGGAGATCAGGCGCTTGGTGTTGGGCGACTCACGCACATCCGATCCGGTAACCTCAAACTGGAGGTTGTGCAACACTTCGGCAATACCGCACATACCCGCGCCGCCGATGCCGACAAAATGCACGTGCTTCACACGGTCACGCATGCGTGTGCTCCAGGCATAATCTCGCCACGGTTTCAGCCGCATCGGTCACGGCCAGATGACGCGCCGCTTGTGCCATCTTCAACAAGAGCCCACGGTTGCCGGCGAATCCGCCAAGCAGCTCGCATACACGGGCATTGTTGAATTCCGCCGGCGGGATCAGCACCGCCGCGTCACGCTCGGACAAAAATTTCGCATTCGCGGTCTGGTGATCGTCGACCGCATAAAGATAGGGAACCAGAATCGCCGCGGACCCGGAGGCGGCGATCTCGGCGATCGTCATAGCCCCGGCGCGACATATCACAACGTCTGCCCAGGCATAGGCCTGCGCCATGTCATCGATGAATTCCATCACCTTGGCCGGCACGTCGCCGTATGCACGCTGCACCGATTCCGCGGCGTTACGGCCACACTGATGCCAGATCTCCGGTCGAATGTCGGCCGGCAATTCCTGCACGGCATCGGGCACAACGTCGTTGAAAATCCTGGCCCCCAGGCTGCCGCCGACAATCAGCAACCGCAGCCGGCCGCGGCGGGAGGCCAGTCTTTCATCCGGAGGCGGCAGCGCGGCAATTTCGTCACGCACCGGATTGCCCACGGGGCGCGCGACCAGATGTCGGCCGAAGGCATTCGGGAAACCGCTCAGCACCTGATCGGCGAGCGGCGCCAGCCACTTGTTGGTCATGCCGGGAATCGCGTTCTGCTCGTGGATGAGCAACGGAGTACGCGTCAACCAGGCCATCAAACCTCCAGGACCGGCAACGAATCCGCCGAGAGACAATACGGCATCGGGCTTTCTGCGGCGCAGCACGCGGAACGCCTGCGCCATGGCATATATAAGAGTGAACGGGAACAGCAGCCAGCGCAGCCAGCCCTTGCGCCGCACGCCCTGGATCGTCAGCCATTCCATTTCGATAGCAAGCCCCGAAGCCGGCACCGCATGCGCCTCCAGGCCCCGGCGCGTACCCAGCCACACAACTTGCGTACGTTTTTCGAGCAATCGGCGCGCCACGGCGAGGCCGGGGAACACATGCCCTCCGGTACCGCCCGCCATAATCAGCACGCAAGTCATTGCTCCGCCTCCGATAGCACTACAATATTCCACATTCCGTTTTGTCGGCGTCTGGCGGCATTCGCCACGGTTGCATCCCCACGCTTCGCGTGGGGGGCGCCCCGGAGCGTCGCCCGAGG
The Sulfuricaulis sp. DNA segment above includes these coding regions:
- the murG gene encoding undecaprenyldiphospho-muramoylpentapeptide beta-N-acetylglucosaminyltransferase; protein product: MTCVLIMAGGTGGHVFPGLAVARRLLEKRTQVVWLGTRRGLEAHAVPASGLAIEMEWLTIQGVRRKGWLRWLLFPFTLIYAMAQAFRVLRRRKPDAVLSLGGFVAGPGGLMAWLTRTPLLIHEQNAIPGMTNKWLAPLADQVLSGFPNAFGRHLVARPVGNPVRDEIAALPPPDERLASRRGRLRLLIVGGSLGARIFNDVVPDAVQELPADIRPEIWHQCGRNAAESVQRAYGDVPAKVMEFIDDMAQAYAWADVVICRAGAMTIAEIAASGSAAILVPYLYAVDDHQTANAKFLSERDAAVLIPPAEFNNARVCELLGGFAGNRGLLLKMAQAARHLAVTDAAETVARLCLEHTHA